The segment AGTGCCGACTTTTTTGGGAGAATTATTGTTTATTCCTTGGATGTCCTGGGGGAAAAAGCCTCatgaccatttttttttttttttttttttttgtctcgtgAGAGAGGAAATGACTCCTGAGTAAAATGCAGGATGGTGTGGTGGCACTTGGTAAACATGTCATCTGTGCTGCCACCTCATGAACTGATGCGAACGTGGCCTTTTTTGGTATGGATGCTTTCGGGGATCTGTCCAGCCATCTCACTCTTCATTACTCAAACACAGAAGGCTTGGCATGGAGTCCAAATTTGAGTTTTAATTGCAGATTTAAATTTGTTTCTTGTGATTATAAGAGCACTTGTAATGATGCTTTCTGAACTTATATTGTGCCTTTTAAGTTGAAGCGCCATTCCAGTGGAACAcacattataaaaataaatttttatTAAAACTTGGTTCACAGTCCTTTTTTTGCTGTCCTTCAGCCAAACAAAATAATTCTGCTACACAATGTTGCATTTTAGTTTAAATGTCTGCATATAAACTGATGTATTACAATGACTTGTTATTGTGACAGAAGTCTTGGTCATCTCACCATCGATGATAGCTGGTTGCAGATCTGAGATCAACTGTGTGAGCCCAGACTTCCAGTTATTGACTTTAACCAGTGTCATGTTGTTGGCTTGTAGAGTTTGAGAATATGGTCCTCCAACACTTTCTGAACTAGgaaacaataaatgaaaatgttaatttagctaaacatttttttacagtaaccTCTTATAAAAAGAGAACATGTATTTCTCAGGTATACAAAAAACAATACATACTCTTTTTGTGTCCAAGGGCAACAGCCAAGGCCATTGGACTGTACCCAGAGTCCGACTCAATGGTCATGTCAGCCCCTTTCGCTTAAAGAGAGTATAGTAAtggcagtttaaaaaaatcattcaaACTGAATTTGTTTATCATGACTTTACATCATAGGCATGCAATGTACCCAAGAGTGCCTCTACACATTTGATGTGGTTCCCTCGTACAGCATAAAGAAGAGGAGTCCCACCGTTCTGAGAATGAAATACAAATCACATTGTAGTTGTATTTTgtttcttacttactttactgtTACTTTACAACTATCTTAATGTGTGTTGGCTTGCCATAACTAATACATCTTGTAGATTTGTGATGGCACGTCAGACATAAAGAAAGTCATTGTGTACCCAGTCGTAAGTGTTAATGTCTACTCCATGTCTGAGAAGAGCCTCGACAATGTCCACGTAACCCCCAGAGCTGGCCAGTGTCAGGGCACTCTCTCGCTCCCTCGCAATAGCTTTGGGGTCTGCGccctaaaacaaaaatcccatAAACATTAATAAGCGAGTGCATTTTGACATGTGCGTGTCTTTCTGGACAGCAATCTCTTACTTCTAACCTTTTCCAAGAGAAAATCCACCACTGCTTTCTCTCCAAACGCTGCTGCCCACATGAGAGGCGTAAAGCCCCGTTCATCCTGTTTGCTCAGCAGTGAACTGTCTGCAAAATAAAGTCGGTCACTGCCCATCAGTCGAAATGTTGTACAATTCAATGCCTAAATTTGCATTCTGTTATAGGCTGCCTAGTGACATCCAAATTCCTCACCTTTACTAAGGTGTGCCGCCACTTGTGAAACCTCCCCTTGAGCTGCCAACTGGTGTATGGACAGAGCTGCATGGTGGAAATAACATCTGAATAACTTCATACGATCAATACAATGAAAATACCATGATTGCTTGTCTAGCACACAATTTTGTCCTTTGCCAGTACTTACAGTCTAATGTTGCTGGGCGTACTGTAACCTCATTCCCACGCTGCTTGTTGGTCAGAGTGGTGGGGTGTATGAACAAACCCTCTTCATCCACATCCATGTTTTCTGGAGACACTGGCCCGAGCAGATGAACCACAGCCATGTCAGTGGAAgcaatatattctcggtttaACTGATTATTTTAAGACTACAAACATCTGGGTTGACAACAGATGTTACATAGAAAAAGGTAACGTGTCAAGAAAGTGATCACGGACAACTTATATTAAAAGATCAAATATAAAAAGGCATAGGTACCATTGGACCTCTCATCTCTGGACTCGGAAGGACAAACATTCGCGTTAGATGACCGACTATTTTGGCCATCTGCAACCTCTTCATCACCTCTGGCCTGCATCATcactgcaataaaaaaaaagacaagatatGAACTAGCTAATAAATAAAGTGGTACAGCCCTCAAAAGTAACCAAAATTAGTTCATAAAGCACAAGCAACGTTGTCCACTCACCACATCCAGCCTTAGAGTCTAATTGCGCTAACTTCCTTTTGGACAAACTGAAAGTAAATTATTTCGCGTCGCACGATGGGTCTTGCTGGAAGTGCACGAAATGTACCGAGATACATTACTTGTCGCTCAGTTTATTAGctatttaataaatcattttcacAAAATAAACGAGGACACGTTGGATTCAACCGGTGTAACGCATCACCGCGTTACTCCTCGAAGGAAGAACTAATATTTCATAATCGTTATTTCTGTCCGGAATATTGTCGTGTGACACATGACAACAAAAATACGGAAGAAGCAAGAATCAGCTGACACATTTCACGCACAACTGCATTGTGTCGTTATCAGTTTCTGACATAAAGCAGCCCGGCATTATGGAGGACCAGGAGATGCAACTAAAAGTTAGACGaggtaaatattagtttaatttATCAGCATACAATTACCTCATTGTTCACCTTGCAACGATGCTAGTAGCTGTTAGCTCGCCTTAGCCGCTAAGCTAATGCTATGTTTACATCGCTGTTTGTTCATGTCCCATGCTGTTGGATGATTctcctctgtttttttctccttttctaaCACTGGTCAGGTATTTCTCTGCATTTGTCTGTACTTCTTTGATTCTACAGTGACTGACAAATTCACGGAGAGCATGTACGTGCTAGCTAACGAGCCGTCAGTGGCTCTCTACCGACTGCAGGAACACGTCAGAAGATCCCTGCCTGAACTGGTGCAACACAAGGTATTCACCCTGTGTCATATCGTTAGGGGGGGGGGAACTAACTAGCAGGGATAACCAAccgcaaaacatttttttaatcgccTTATTACAATAACCTGAGAGTAATATGCGtattaagaaataaacaaataccaCAATATGTGGTTCATGTAAGttagtaaataaataagtaagtaagtagtaaagtttatttgtatagcacctttcacagatagAAATCACAAagtccttcacaataaaacgtaatacaatacaacaagttaaaatacattatagaaaatataacaaacaaccataaaaaaaacCTTGACTAACTAAAAGCCTGCTTGAATAGCAGTCTtcaattgctttttaaaagatttgacAGAATACACACAACTTAGAAAGGGAGGCACTAATAATGCACTCAGTAAACAACACAACCCTCACAAGTAGGGTTGAGCATCCTttagattttaacgattctgattccaattgcgattcttccttttgattccgattctttgaggggtggagttgaaacgggtcacgtgcttatttcacaaataagaggaaagttttattttgattcaaaggcgggttgcagtttgacagggctttttcaatgtaaaataaagtcacacttactgtgctccaaggctgcaacgcAACAAGCGCCTTGccgctacagaaaccaaaacttgcgcatgttaaatttggaacccattaagaaattgttcaaaaaacaaaaaacaaatttgaaaccaaatcctctaaacgattccaataaagaaatgattccgatggaatcgtaatttttgaaccgattccaagtaggaatcggttctcgatgcccaaccctactcacAAGTCTGTAGATGACATCATCAGTATGTTTGCTACCCATTTAAAGACCAGATATATTTAAATCAAGTAGTTAAAACTGAGATATGCAATAGTAAGGAAGTAACATGTATGAATTCTGATTTAGCCTGTAGTTCCCCTCATTGGGTTTGGTtgctttttattacttttattactACGTTGTCATCCACTTTTAAATCAGAAGACAGGATTAGTGATGGAGATTGTGTGTTTGGTGGTAAAATGTATGCTTTGCTGTCAAATGCTCTGGACAGCAACTAATAGTATAATGTAGTTTTACTCCTTCAGAATAATTGATGGTAGTATTTTCTGTCCTacctcacacagacagacatgcagagtTGGGAGGAGCAGAGTCAAGGAGCCATCTACAGTGTAGAGTATGCATGCAGGTGAGCAGAAGCATACTGTAGACCTGCATACAGTTATTTGCAGAACCCAGGCACACTCATGTCATGACTGATAACACTTTGATTGATCTGTTGGTTTTTGCAGTGCCGTGAAGAGCATGACGAACAGCAGCTTGTATTTCAAAAACATTGACGGCCTCCTCCGTCAAGCCATCAGCATGAAGGAACAGATTAGCAACTCTCAAGGACGCAGGTAGGAGGCAGCAGTGAACATGCTGACTGAGCCACAGTGATGTCTAAAGTGTGGGGTGGGGCATTTTGTGGTAAAAAGCCACAAAATGTGCAAATTTAGATGTACACCAACATATGTCAAGTGGCAAAGTTAGTTCTTGGGGCTGTTATCTAACTCAACTTTGAAAGGTTAATTATGTGTAAAAGAAGTAactttttgtttcttcttttttttgcaaaaagtgtaAGGGTAATATAAGGGTGTTTCTCACTGCTGAATACTTGTGCCTGTAAACATTGTTTCGTCAACCATTTGGACGAGGGACAGTCATCATTTGAGGTTTTCACACACTTTTATTAAACTTACCAAACAAAAAATAGTCTGACACAATTATTGCCAATATTTAAATAAGCCAGATGATTATTATAGGTTATTACCTTTTTGGTCATACTACCCACCCCTACAAGAGTGTCCAAGATCCACTTGTGAGTCCTTGTCCATCATGTTTTCCTGAATTTCTGCATACTTGACTTATTTGAGAGTAAAATTAGAGACGTAAGTGACTCAGTGCCTGGAGTTTTATCCTATTTGCATTTATTCTTTGCACAATATCATgcctttgtttgttgttttagttttatttaatcCATTTATTATTAATTGTATATCAGGTAATATTTTGGGACATCagctaatatttttatttttttctttcagttttatTGGCCCCAATAACTGCAAAATATTTATCAGGCCTGTTCTGAACTCTTTTGTAGTTAATGGGAGCttcacattttctgttttatttgccATGTTTTTCCTTTGCACCTGCATGAAGCTTACATGATGTGACCCCCTCACCCAGTCCCCTTGTCTCTGCTCCACATGCCCCATCCACTTCCTCATTACCTCTGGACTGAGGTGTCCAAGGTTAGTATTGCCTCCAGACATGACATCATCACATTCAGGCCTGTattatacattttcatttttttccagaaAGGTTTTACACGTGTATTGAAATGACATTTAAAGTTAACAGGTTTTTTGTGAAGCATTATCGTAATCTCCTTTTCAGGTGTCAAAAAAAGCATCCTACTTTTAAACTGAATTATATATtctaaaaaattaaatttatgCTTGATATGAAATAATTTTGAACAACCAATAACAAAACACATCTGCACATTGTGCACAAATATTTGGCAACAAGCCACCATATACAGCGGAATAAAGTATTGACATTATTACAATGAAAGCCACACATTTGCCAGGTTGATACTTGGGCAACACTGGGGagatttaaatcaaactcaTTCATACAACAACACTACAAATTATACAGACGTTGTGCTCAATATGTCTTTCATCAAATTAAAAATGCTTTATAATCTGAACAGGAGAAATCGGTTGATAAAGGGGAAAACTTGGGTACGCCTTTCAATCTCTGtcccattttgtgtgtgtgtgtgtaaaaaggtCCAAACTGACCGTTCTACATCCGTCTGAGATGACACTTGTGTTAGCAGTCCTCTAGTGATGCTTAAAAAGGTCATCAGTTTCTCTAACCACAAGCTCAGCTTCCTTTATGTCACACCAGAGTAGAGTCTTTTGCGGAAATCCCTGACTTGCGTGCAAGGACACTCCTCATCTCATTGTTGACCCCGTTCCAGGGTTTAGCCTGGGCCTGCAGTAAACCAGATTCAGTAGACAGGGTCCTGTGCATTCGGGGGCCACTGCCAGCGCTGCTGTAGCCGTCTTTATCGCTAGCGTGGCCCTGGGAGCCTTCAGCAGGGGAGTACTGCTGTTGCTGCCTCGGGTTGCCACACTGAGGGTAGGCGATCTGATGCTGGAGGTGAGACTGGCTGCGCTGCATCCGCGGTTTGTCCACGCCAATTTTGAGCTCGCAGTGGCGGGAGACGGGCATGTTGCATCTTCCGTGGTCATTCTGGAAGAGGGTGTCGAGGTGGTCGCCGTGATAGTGCTTGGCACTATAAGAAGCTTTGACCAGCGAGTGGATCACAACGACCAGTAGGATTAAGATCCCAGAGGAGAGTACGCAAGCACTTGCAATGCCCGTCTCCACCTCAAATATGAGGAGCATAAAGATGGACATAGCTGCCAAGGAAGAGAAGAGGGGAATttatatacacagaaacactaAATGACCAGCAAGCAATGTTCATCTTTTATTTGGCCACATTACTTTAAACAAAAGTCCCTGaaagttatttattattatttttttaagataattttttgggcatttttaggccttttatttgacaggacagctgaagacatgaaaggggagagagagggggggaatgacatgcagcaaaggaccgcaggtcggaatcgaacccgggcccgccaCGTCGAAGAGTAAACCCCCACACAatgggcgcccgctccaccaactgagcaaCCCGGGCgcccaaaagttttttttttttttttttttttacttgcatctgagttttctgctgccccccaatttaagctttattttttttcacatttctttctCCTCATTACAGCAATTTGatgctttacaaaaaaaaaagtgcatgtaATGTTGTTGTAATGTCATTTAAAGGCTAGCTGTTCTTAGCTGAGTTGTCCTATGTTTATCTCCAGGAAAAGGACCATGGACTCAGGCATGCTAAAGGAAGGGGGAGAAAAGCACGGCTCCGGGATGTGACGTGACTTCCTGAGTTGTTGGTGTTGCTTCTACAGTCCATTGCTCTATTACCTCTTGATTGAGGCTGAAGTAGGGTCATAAGGGCGACACCTCATCACAATGGAGGGACTGCCTCcagtaaccccccccccccccagtacAAGCCGCTCAGTGGAACAGAGCACTGCCAGGTTCAGCATTAAAAACACTTAAGTCATGGACGCTGCTCAAAGAATGCATTGTTCTCATGGACTCGCTGGACGGGCCAGAGAGAAAGCAGCCGTGCTGCTTTTGCCTCTGCTGTTGAAAATCCACTGCACCGCCAATGTTTTGGACACTAGTTTCCAAGTCTTTGTGAATTTGTTGTTGAAGGCTAAAGACTAAAAGAGTACCCTGCATGCAAATTATAAAAGCTCAACACACTTACACAAGGGAAACCTACAAAAATGTGCTAGAAGGCAGTAACCGATGCCCAGTTCTACTTTATTTCAGGATTAAATATATGACAAATGCCAGATTGGGCAACATGTTCTTACAGAGCAAATCCAGAATCTTaaccaaaaaaaatgaaaatctagTTTTTCATTCTTACCTGCCAAGTAGACAGAAACCCCCAGGCAAAACAGTCCGATAGCCACGTGTCGTACAGCTCTGCTATCCAAGAGGAACCAGTCTGCTCTATTGAAACCGATGTCATATGGTTAATGTCAGGCATGTTTACACTTTTAACATTgctactttgttttttttctcatcagtGCATAAATGAAGATGATTTAATGCAACAATTTCTGTGTTgataattttctttttgtctcaaGTGCACCTTCTTTGCTATGCAATCCAActtttcttcatctttttttatttctcccctGATAAGTTCGTATACCAGAACTGTTAAGTCCTAAAGCATTTGATTATTAATTAGCTTGATATGTTTAAATGCTCTATATTTTGTAAAGCTCATTATTATTCACATTTTCTTGGAATGTCCCCTTGTCAGTAGGGAGGTCCTGGGGTATGCTGTTGGATTTGAAAACCGACATGGGGAAAGGGCCAGCTAGAGGCTGTGTGCTGGGTGCATAATGAGAGGAAGGCCATTGTTTAGATGGGATTCATAGGGTTTGAGAGGTGGGGGTGGGCCAACAACATTGCAGTACGGGCCTCTGCACTCTGACACATACGGAAGAcacttttatacttttaatgAAACGTAATGCAGTCAACCAGGGTCTGCTGTGGTTTACAGAGAACAATTAAAGAAGATTGTGTGGGCACAAGAACACTAACCAGATACattgtatagttttttttacccCCACTTATAGCAAGGGTGTTGTACACTGACTGTGACCAGAAAATAGGAGCCTAGGATGCAATACAATGAAGTTCCATAGCCTTGTAATAATTCATACCATTCTTAAACCATTATGTTTTTAGGAAGGCATTGATTCGAATCCGGGGTGGTTatttgttttgcctttttataTTGATCGTTTTATCATTTACATATATagacaaaaaacacaccaaCAGTTGATGTTACAGGATTTATTACAGGGTTGTGTTGGATTAGGCTACATTACATAACACAACACAGGGGGGGTATGTATTTCCCTGTTCATTCATTGCACTTAAACAAGTAGGTATGTGTAAATATATAACGTTTGCTTAACAGTTACCACTGTAGCCAAAAGTGACACTCACAAGACACTATAATGCTAAAATGTAGTATTGCAACAGTAACACAAGAACGTTAAGTTTACGTTCGCCAACATTAGCTAGACCAGACCACATGAACGGAGCAAGGGTGGGTTTTATTGCTTAtaaatgtaactttttatttGTTAGAAAAATATAGTGTTatttttatcattgtaaaacgTATAGTGTTGTTTTAAAGTGTTAAAGCAGGCCTACACTTGCTCATAATTGGCCATTTCCATGTGCGTCATACGGCAATTAGCAGTAACGCGACCAGGTGCGTTTTGAACAAGTCACCGGAGTAGAACTTTCTGGGGAAAAAACTGGAGCAGCATAAAGTCAGTGAGTGAAGCAGCTGACAGGCGTGTCGCAggtgtttgtttcttttaaacTTGCGGTAGCGTAGTAGAGGTGCGTTACATGTAGGCTAAATACCTTTCAGTGTCCTGCTCTCCTCTGCAGACCTCCGTTGAAAAGTAGCTGTGGAGCAGACACACCACCACAGAGCTTAAATGGAGGGTGAGGGACAGAGCAGAGAGCACCGTGGAGACGGGCAGCAGGACGGCCCAGATATGAGCGGGTATGAGCGACGAGGTGGAAGGGGGAGACTCCTTCACTGCCGTCTGTTGAGACTGaagctggaaaatcaaaatCACCGATAAAACTGACATGATAGCCGATAAAATCCCCAGTAAAGACAGAACTATCAGAGAGCGCTGGCTGTACTTGAGCGTCATCTTTATCATAAATCTCAGGCGGTCCGGTTTCTCCTacagaagttttttttattttatttttttgcttttgctgGTCGGCACGCTTATTCCGTCAATCCTAAAGTCCCCCCAAAAAAGTGCACTGGCATTGCTGTGTGAATACAATGTCTTTCTCGGTCCTTTTCGGGATGAATAGTTTCCTCTCCAACGTGGATTTTTGTAGTAGTTTGCCTGTTGTGGTACAGCGCCCCGCTGCTCAGTCTGAGCATGTGATGGGCTTTAAATCGCCAGATTAAAAACTTCGCAACAACAATGGactttttctcttggatccgcGGAAACAATGCGTGGACGCGCTCCTGGGAGAGGCAGAGCTCCCGGACTAAACCCAAAACACAGTGACAGGGAAAAAAGATAAAGTCCCACAACCAAGTTAATCAAACTTGTacgtaattacattttaataatgtgtTACTTTGC is part of the Perca flavescens isolate YP-PL-M2 chromosome 9, PFLA_1.0, whole genome shotgun sequence genome and harbors:
- the rfxank gene encoding DNA-binding protein RFXANK isoform X1, coding for MMQARGDEEVADGQNSRSSNANVCPSESRDERSNDMAVVHLLGPVSPENMDVDEEGLFIHPTTLTNKQRGNEVTVRPATLDSLSIHQLAAQGEVSQVAAHLSKDSSLLSKQDERGFTPLMWAAAFGEKAVVDFLLEKGADPKAIARERESALTLASSGGYVDIVEALLRHGVDINTYDWNGGTPLLYAVRGNHIKCVEALLAKGADMTIESDSGYSPMALAVALGHKKIQKVLEDHILKLYKPTT
- the borcs8 gene encoding BLOC-1-related complex subunit 8 isoform X1: MEDQEMQLKVRRVTDKFTESMYVLANEPSVALYRLQEHVRRSLPELVQHKTDMQSWEEQSQGAIYSVEYACSAVKSMTNSSLYFKNIDGLLRQAISMKEQISNSQGRSLHDVTPSPSPLVSAPHAPSTSSLPLD
- the tmem221 gene encoding transmembrane protein 221; this translates as MIKMTLKYSQRSLIVLSLLGILSAIMSVLSVILIFQLQSQQTAVKESPPSTSSLIPAHIWAVLLPVSTVLSALSLTLHLSSVVVCLLHSYFSTEVCRGEQDTERADWFLLDSRAVRHVAIGLFCLGVSVYLAAMSIFMLLIFEVETGIASACVLSSGILILLVVVIHSLVKASYSAKHYHGDHLDTLFQNDHGRCNMPVSRHCELKIGVDKPRMQRSQSHLQHQIAYPQCGNPRQQQQYSPAEGSQGHASDKDGYSSAGSGPRMHRTLSTESGLLQAQAKPWNGVNNEMRSVLARKSGISAKDSTLV
- the borcs8 gene encoding BLOC-1-related complex subunit 8 isoform X2, which encodes MYVLANEPSVALYRLQEHVRRSLPELVQHKTDMQSWEEQSQGAIYSVEYACSAVKSMTNSSLYFKNIDGLLRQAISMKEQISNSQGRSLHDVTPSPSPLVSAPHAPSTSSLPLD
- the rfxank gene encoding DNA-binding protein RFXANK isoform X2 translates to MMQARGDEEVADGQNSRSSNANVCPSESRDERSNVSPENMDVDEEGLFIHPTTLTNKQRGNEVTVRPATLDSLSIHQLAAQGEVSQVAAHLSKDSSLLSKQDERGFTPLMWAAAFGEKAVVDFLLEKGADPKAIARERESALTLASSGGYVDIVEALLRHGVDINTYDWNGGTPLLYAVRGNHIKCVEALLAKGADMTIESDSGYSPMALAVALGHKKIQKVLEDHILKLYKPTT
- the borcs8 gene encoding BLOC-1-related complex subunit 8 isoform X3 translates to MEDQEMQLKVRRVTDKFTESMYVLANEPSVALYRLQEHVRRSLPELVQHKTDMQSWEEQSQGAIYSVEYACSAVKSMTNSSLYFKNIDGLLRQAISMKEQISNSQGRR